The Chloroflexota bacterium nucleotide sequence CTTCGGGTTGTTCCCCGGCCAGGTGTGCGTGCAGATCCACTGCGGCTCACGCGGCTTTGGGCACCAGATCGCGACGGACTATGTAAACCTGTTCCACGAGCCATCCAAAAGTACGGGATCCGTCTGCCGGACCGACAGCTGGTGTGCGCTCCGGTGGAGAGCCCGGAGGGGCAGGCCTATCTGGCGGCCATGAAGTGCGCCGCGAATTACGCCTGGGCCAACCGGCAGGTCCTGGCCCATCAATGCCGGGACGCGTTCGCTGAGGTCCTGGCGGGCAAAGTGAGGGACTGGGACCTGTTCCAGATCTACGACATCGCGCACAACATCGCCAAGATCGAGGAACATGAGGTGGACGGGCGCCAGGTGCGGGTCTGCGTCCATCGAAAGGGAGCCACCCGGGCATTCGGCCCCGGCTCGGAAGCCCTGCCGGCCGACTATCGGGACGTAGGGCAGCCGGTGCTGGTCCCCGGTTCCATGGGGACCGCCTCGTGGGTGCTGGTGGGCACGGAGCAGAGCATGCGGGAGACGTTCGGGTCTACCTGCCACGGAGCCGGGCGCATGATGAGCCGGGCGCAGGCCAAGAAGCGGATCCGGGGAGAGCGGCTGAAGCAGGAGCTCGAGGCCGAGGGGGTGCATGTGCGAGCGGGCAGTATGGCAGGCCTGGCGGAGGAAGCGCCGGATGCCTACAAGGACGTGGATCGCGTGGTGGAGGTGGTGGATGCCGCCAACATCGCGCACAAGGTAGCCCGCCTGCGTCCGCTGGCCGTGATCAAGGGATAACCCTTTCCGGCCTCTACCCGCCCCGTGGGGCCACAGGCCGTCGCCCCAAGTTCAACCGGGCAGATAAAGGCGAGAAAAGCTTCCACTTTGCAAGGAGATAGGCCTCCTGCCTCCCTCTCGGGTGCCACCGCTCCCGAGGAGGAGAAGTGGCGAGCCAGGGCTCTGCTTGTGCATTCCGTCGATGCAATGAGGAGCCTCTCCGGCAAAGAGATATTTTTGTCGGATTATTGACACAAATTTGGCGAATGGAGCTCGATCCATTATAATGGGTCCTACGCCTGGCAGAGGAACCGACTTGGGCGGCCTCCCCCTCGCGTGGCCAACACGGGTGTCGTCCAAACAGAACCCCGGAGGGGAAGACGGTGCGCGTTCTCTTCGTTGAAAAGCAGATCGACTACGAGCCACAGGGCATCATGTCGCTATCGGCGTGCCTGAAGGAGGCAGGCCATGAGGTCTACCTGGCCATCGCCGCTCAGGAAGACCCCGTCCGCGTGGCCCAGGAGATCGAGCCCGACATCGTTGGATACTCCGTGATGACCGGCTCGCAGCAGTGGTATTTCGACATCAACCGGCGCATCCGGGAGGTCCTGAAGGATAAAGCGCCCTTCTCCATCTTCGGTGGCCCACATCCCACGTTCTTCCCTGGGATGATCGAGGAGCCGGGAGTGGACGGCATCTGCATCGGCGAGGGAGAGGGCCCCATCGTGGACCTGGCCAACGCGCTGAGCAATGGCGGCCTGAAGCCCGACATCCCCAACTGGTGGTTCAAGATCGAAGACGAGATCGTGCGGAACCCGGTGCGCCCCCTGATCCGCGACCTGGATGCCCTGCCCATGCCCGATCGGGCGCTGATCTACGAGAAGCACCGGCCCACACGCGAGTCCCCCATCAAGCACTTTATGGGATCTCGCGGCTGTCCGTACAATTGCACGTACTGCTTCAACCACGCCTACTACCAGATCTACAAGCGGGAGAAGCGAGGTAACCAAAGAAGCGTCGATCACATCATACAGGAAGTGAAATGGGTGCGCGAGCGCTACCCGCTGAAGCAGGTCGTGTTCCTGGACGATCTGTTCATCATCTACGACGACTGGCTGGAAGAGTTCGCGGAGAAGTGGCCCCAGGAGATCGGGCTGCCCTTCTTCTGCAACGTGCGCGCGAACCTGATCGTGCGCGGGCCGCACAAGGTCGAGCTGTTGCGTAAGGCGGGCTGCAGCACCGTCAGCATGGGGATCGAGGCAGCCAACGATCGCATCCGGGTGGAGCTGCTCAAGCGTCGGATGACGAAGGAGGAGATGATCCAGGCCGGTCGCATGTTCCGGGACGCCGGTATCCACATCACGTCGACGAACATCCTGGGGCTGCCCACCAGCACGCTGGAGGACGAACTGGAGACGATGCGGCTGAACGCGGCGGCCAGGATCTCCTACGCCCATGCCTTCCTGTTCCAGCCGTACCCGGGCACCGAGCTGGGGCAGTTCACCCAGGAGAACGGCTTGATGGTGGGCTCCTTTGAGGACATCTCCTCCATCGCCTGGGAGCGCTCCATCCTGGTCTTTGAGAACGAGGACGAGAAGCGCCAGATCGAACATCTGCAACGCCTTTTCGCCATCGGGGTGGAATTTCCCTGGCTGGAGCCCGTGATCCGGCGGCTGATTCGGCTTCCGCACAACAAGGTAGTGGACACCGTCTTCTGGTGGATGCACAAACTTTTCAAGGGATACGCGATCTATCATCGCGTACATCCCATCAAAATCGGCCCCCTGGATCTGTTGCGGGCGGCCCTGCATTTCTTCCGCATGGAAGCATGATGTAGACCGGAGGGAGACTGTGCGCGTCGCATTGATCAACCCGCGTTTCCGCTTGCCCATTGATACACGAACCACTCCCCACCTGGGATTGGCGTATTTGGGCGCTGTGTCGGAGGAGCGCGGCGATGAGGTTCGCGTCTTCGACGCGGACGTGGAGGACCAGCCCCTGGCTGAGTTTCTGCAAGAGTTCCGTCCCCATATCGTGGGCATCACAGCCAACACGCCCCAGGTCAAGCAGGCATGGCGAACCGCGGCCACGGTCAAGCAGGTCCTGGATATCCCCGTGGTGCTGGGGGGACCGCACCCGAGCGTCGTGTCGGAGGACCTGGATTTCGAATCGTTGGAGCAAGAGGGCGTGGACATCGTCGTCCGCGGTGAGGGAGAGGCAAGCTGGACGGAGATATGCGATCGGGTGGAGTCCTTCCTGCGGGATCAGCCCACATTCTCCACCGCAGCGCTAATGGATCCGGAGAAGGGGATCTGGGAAGATGTGCTGGGCATCAGCTACAAGACCAGCGATGGTCAGTTGCACCGCAACCCGGACCGCCCGCCGCTCAAGGATCTGGACAGTCTGCCGTGGCCGGCCTACCACCTCTTCCGGATGGAGCGATACACCAACCTGCAACCGGCCACAGACCACGTGGACGGGGCTCGGTCCTTCTCCATCCTGACCAGCCGGGGGTGCCCCTATCGGTGCGCGTTCTGTTCGCAGTCCGTCATGCCCATCAAATGGCGGGCACGCAGCCCGGAGAACGTGCTGGAGGAGTGGCGGCACCTGGTGCGCGATCTGGGGGCGGAGGAGATCGGCGTCCTGGACGACAGCGCGAACATCCGCGTCGACCGGCTGCAGAAGCTGGCCGATCTGCTCATCGCGAACCGGCTGAATCACGTGCCGTGGATCTTCGTCAACGGCATCCGGGCCAACCTGGCCACCCGGGAGCTCCTGGCGAAGCTGAAGCAGGCGGGGCTGAAACGCACGGCCTTCGGCGTGGAGTCGGGCGATCCGGACATCCTGGCCTCCGTGGATAAGCGGGTGGACCACGACACGATCCGGGAGGCCTTCAAGAACGCGAAGGCGGTCGGCCTGGAGACGATCGGCTTCTTCATCATCGGGCTGCCCGGTGAGACACGGGAGACGATGCAGCGCACCATCGATTTCGCCTGCGAGCTGGACCCGCTCATCGCCAACTTCTCCATGATGACGCCCTACCCGGGCACGAAGGTCTACCAGATCGCCAAACGGGAGGGCCGCCTGCTGATGGAGGATTGGGAGGACTACGTGTTCTTCGACGGGCGAGCGCGCTATGAGCTGGGAGATCTCACCGCCGAGCTACAAGAGGAGATGTGGAAGAAGGCGTACCGCCAGTTCTATCTGCGGCCACACCGCATCCTGATGACCATCTCCCGGAAGGATTTCTGGTTGAACTACCGGCGGACCTTCCGGGTCGCCTGGCGCACCATCTTCCCACGCCGGGAGAAGGACGACCTACGCAGAGAATTGGAGGCGCAAGAGGCCATCTGATCGAAGACAGCGGAGTCACTGAGACGAAGTGAAGAAATCGTAAGACATGCGCACTCGATGTTCATGTAAAATTCACCTGTTTGAGGGATGATAAAAGAAAGATAGGAGGGCTGGGACGCAAGGCGTAAGAGAACGCTACCGCCACCATTGATTCGTCTCCAGGGGAGGCCTGAAGGGGCAAGCCCCGGGTAGAGGCGATTCATGAATCGCCTCTACCCGTTACCCGCAGATCGGCGACCCTCGCCCTCCTGGGCCCAGCCTAAATCCGCACCGAGGCCGGGAATGGCGGGCCAAGGGCAGGAAGAGGATATCCGCCCTCCCTCCGCACCTTCCCCGGTTTCCGGAGCGAAAATTCCTTTCCCATGGGTGGTCGGTATAGTGTCACGACCGCGGACGACAGAATGCTATGGACCGTTTATCGGAGGCAGTTGAATGAGGATCTCGCTCGTTGGCCCCAAGTGGAATGAGATGCTGAACAGCTACCCACCCCTGGGGCTGGCCTATTTGGCCGCGATGGCCGAACAGGAAGGGCATGAGGTGCGCATTCACGACTTCGGCCTGTATCCCACGCGGCCGGTAGAGGAAGACGTCAAAGAGATCGTGGACTACAAGCCGGACCTGGTCGCGTTCACGTCGATGACGACGTCCTACCATAACGTAGAGCAGACGGTGGCACTCGTAAAGGAGGCCCTGGGCGTCCCGATCATCATCGGTGGCCCCCACGCCACGAGCCTGCCGGAGTACACGCTGCAAAACCCTCACATCGACTTCCTGGTCTACGGGGAAGGCGAGTACATCTGGCGGGATTTCCTTCGCGCCTACACGGCAAAGGACGACCGCTGGGACCGCATCCAGGGGCTGTGGTACAAGGTCGACGGGAAGATCGTCCAGGGGGGGAGGCGGCCGCCCATCGAGGACCTGGACGCGCTGCCGTTCCCCAGCCGCCACCTGTTCGACCTGGAGAAGTACCCGCTGTATGCCCCGGACGGCAAGCCCATGGTCACCGTGCTCTCCAGCCGGGGATGCCCGTACGCCTGCTCCTTCTGCTTCAAGGGGATCATCGGGCGCAGCTACCACCAGCGCAGCCCGGAGAACATCGTCGCCGAGTTACGACAGGTCATCGACCGCTATGGCCTGCGCAATTTCTACTTCATCGACGACCTGTTCACCATCGACGTCCGGCGCCTGAATGCCCTCCTGGACTACTTCATCGAGCAGAATCTGGACATCCGATGGCGCTGCCTAGCGCGGGTGGACCGGGTCACACCCGAACTGCTGGAGAAGATGTACAAGGCCGGCTGTCGCCAGATCCATTACGGCATCGAATCCGGGAATCCGGAGATCCTCAAGGCGACGGCCAAGCATATCAATCTGGACCAGGTGCGGCAGGCGGTGAAGTGGACGGAGGAGGCGGGCATCCGTTCTAAGGGATATTTCATCCTCGGCCTGCCGGGCGACACGCTGGAGACGATGGAGCAGACCATCGAGTTCGCCGCCTCCCTGGATCTCAGCGAGGCCATGTTCTCCATCGCCACCCCCTTCCCCGGCACGCGGCTGTGGGAGGAATTGGTGCGAAAGAACCCGGGACTGGCCTTCTCGGCGGACTTCACCCGCAGCTATTACTATAACTCTTACACGGCGGAGATCGCCCCCTTCCTCAACGTGTCGGCCGTCAGCGACCACGAGCTGAGCGGCATGGCGCTCAAGGCGCGCCAGCGGTTCCAGGAGGCCAAGGAGAAGCGCAAGTTCATCAAGTACTTTGGGCCGCGCTGGGGTGAGATCATCTGGAGGCTATCGAAGATCGGGCCAATTCACAGCACCGCGCGTAAGGTGCTAGACCTGGGCCTGTTCCCTCGCTTCCGCCAGTTGCAACCGCGCCGGGAGGCCGAGGCATGGATGTCAGCCTGAAGCGGATCGAGCGGGTGCTAGAGCTGCGGACGCGCCCCTGGCGACAGCGGGCGCTCCAGCCGCTCAAGTACCTCGCATACGAGACGGGGCAAACGCGTTGGGTGCCGCCGCCGGATCGCATGTACATCGAGTCCACCAACATCTGCAACCTGCGGTGCGTCATGTGTCCCACCGGGCGCGGGGAGATCGAGCGCCCCAAGGGCTTCATGGACTTCGACCTCTTCAAACGCATCGTGGACGAGATGGCGCCGTGGGTGAAGACCACGACGTTGCACATCTGGGGAGAGCCGCTGCTGCATAAGCGGATCTTCGACATGGTCGCGTACTGCAACGAGAAGGGGCTGCGCAGCGAGATCTCCACCAACGCGACGCTATTGGACGAGGAGCGCGCAAAGGGGCTGCTGGAATCCGGCCTGAGCGCCATCTACTTATGCCTGGACGGCATGCGCCCGGAGACTTATCAGTCAATCCGGCTCCAGGCGGACTACGAGCGAACGAACGCGAACATCCGTCGCTTCATCGAGATGAAACGACAGGGCGGATACAAGGCCCCCTTCGTGAACCTGCAGATCATCCACATGAAGCAGACGGAGGGCGAGATCGAGGAATTCGTGCGAGCCTGGTCGATCCCCGGCGTGGACCGGATCAACGTGAAGCCCTTCGACTCGTGGGCCGGCCAGATGGACGAGGTGAACGAGCTCCGGGCGGACAACCCGGACGAGTTC carries:
- a CDS encoding radical SAM protein, whose amino-acid sequence is MRVLFVEKQIDYEPQGIMSLSACLKEAGHEVYLAIAAQEDPVRVAQEIEPDIVGYSVMTGSQQWYFDINRRIREVLKDKAPFSIFGGPHPTFFPGMIEEPGVDGICIGEGEGPIVDLANALSNGGLKPDIPNWWFKIEDEIVRNPVRPLIRDLDALPMPDRALIYEKHRPTRESPIKHFMGSRGCPYNCTYCFNHAYYQIYKREKRGNQRSVDHIIQEVKWVRERYPLKQVVFLDDLFIIYDDWLEEFAEKWPQEIGLPFFCNVRANLIVRGPHKVELLRKAGCSTVSMGIEAANDRIRVELLKRRMTKEEMIQAGRMFRDAGIHITSTNILGLPTSTLEDELETMRLNAAARISYAHAFLFQPYPGTELGQFTQENGLMVGSFEDISSIAWERSILVFENEDEKRQIEHLQRLFAIGVEFPWLEPVIRRLIRLPHNKVVDTVFWWMHKLFKGYAIYHRVHPIKIGPLDLLRAALHFFRMEA
- a CDS encoding radical SAM protein, with product MRVALINPRFRLPIDTRTTPHLGLAYLGAVSEERGDEVRVFDADVEDQPLAEFLQEFRPHIVGITANTPQVKQAWRTAATVKQVLDIPVVLGGPHPSVVSEDLDFESLEQEGVDIVVRGEGEASWTEICDRVESFLRDQPTFSTAALMDPEKGIWEDVLGISYKTSDGQLHRNPDRPPLKDLDSLPWPAYHLFRMERYTNLQPATDHVDGARSFSILTSRGCPYRCAFCSQSVMPIKWRARSPENVLEEWRHLVRDLGAEEIGVLDDSANIRVDRLQKLADLLIANRLNHVPWIFVNGIRANLATRELLAKLKQAGLKRTAFGVESGDPDILASVDKRVDHDTIREAFKNAKAVGLETIGFFIIGLPGETRETMQRTIDFACELDPLIANFSMMTPYPGTKVYQIAKREGRLLMEDWEDYVFFDGRARYELGDLTAELQEEMWKKAYRQFYLRPHRILMTISRKDFWLNYRRTFRVAWRTIFPRREKDDLRRELEAQEAI
- a CDS encoding radical SAM protein, producing the protein MRISLVGPKWNEMLNSYPPLGLAYLAAMAEQEGHEVRIHDFGLYPTRPVEEDVKEIVDYKPDLVAFTSMTTSYHNVEQTVALVKEALGVPIIIGGPHATSLPEYTLQNPHIDFLVYGEGEYIWRDFLRAYTAKDDRWDRIQGLWYKVDGKIVQGGRRPPIEDLDALPFPSRHLFDLEKYPLYAPDGKPMVTVLSSRGCPYACSFCFKGIIGRSYHQRSPENIVAELRQVIDRYGLRNFYFIDDLFTIDVRRLNALLDYFIEQNLDIRWRCLARVDRVTPELLEKMYKAGCRQIHYGIESGNPEILKATAKHINLDQVRQAVKWTEEAGIRSKGYFILGLPGDTLETMEQTIEFAASLDLSEAMFSIATPFPGTRLWEELVRKNPGLAFSADFTRSYYYNSYTAEIAPFLNVSAVSDHELSGMALKARQRFQEAKEKRKFIKYFGPRWGEIIWRLSKIGPIHSTARKVLDLGLFPRFRQLQPRREAEAWMSA
- a CDS encoding radical SAM protein; translation: MDVSLKRIERVLELRTRPWRQRALQPLKYLAYETGQTRWVPPPDRMYIESTNICNLRCVMCPTGRGEIERPKGFMDFDLFKRIVDEMAPWVKTTTLHIWGEPLLHKRIFDMVAYCNEKGLRSEISTNATLLDEERAKGLLESGLSAIYLCLDGMRPETYQSIRLQADYERTNANIRRFIEMKRQGGYKAPFVNLQIIHMKQTEGEIEEFVRAWSIPGVDRINVKPFDSWAGQMDEVNELRADNPDEFVPPKRYPCPNLWYHVHIYWDGSLAMCDRDYNQLFPLGNVKDGVMKAWNGPRMQELRRLHVTNQLDHVAPCNTCPEWAWWRPTPFSSHGNFNAALVEEMSGNGIGPQVVSVDESSQ